The sequence CGCGATAGCGGCGGCCCGGTTCGAATCCAGAACCCAGCGACTCACGGAGACGATCCACGAGACGACCCGGGGATTACTCGACCGACTCGACGTGCCCTACATCGAGGCACCCGCCGAGGGTGAGGCACAGGCGGCGTACATGGCCCGAACCGACGAAGCTGTCGACTACGCCGGAAGCGAGGATTACGACACGCTCCTGCTGGGTGCCCCCGTGACGCTCAGGAAACTCACGACCAGGGGCAATCCGGAACGAATGGACTTCCAGCAGACCCTCGCGGAACACGACATCACCTGGGAACAACTCGTCGACGTCGCCATCCTGATCGGGACCGATTTCAACGACGGACTCGCCGGGTTCGGTCCGAAGACCGCGCTCTCTTCGATCCACGAGCACGGCGACCTCTTCGCGGTCCTCGAGGCCGAGGGCGTCGAGATCGAACAGGCCGAAGCGATTCGGCAGCTGTTCCTCGACCCCGAGGTGACCGACGCCTACGACGTCGACTACGATCTGAATCCCGACATCGATGCGGCGAAGGCGTACGTGACCGAGCAGTACGAGGTTCCGGCAGACGAGGTCGAACGCGGGTTCGAGCGGATCGAGGAGTCAGTGACACAGACCGGGCTGGATCGCTGGACCTGACCGGGTTTCGTCGCTGAACCTGAGTGAACATCGTCGCTGGAGCTGAGCAGGTATCTTCGAGCAACCGAGGAACCGTGACCAATCCCCGGGAACGTTCAGTCGGTTTTACGACGGTTCACGAATAACGGTGAATTATGTCCGACGACTTCCGAATCGAACAGGACAGCCTCGGCGAGATGAAGGTGCCCGCGGACGCGTACTGGGGCGCCCAGACACAGCGCGCGGTCGAGAACTTCCCGATCAGCGACGAGACGTTCGATCGACGGTTCATTAGAGCCCTCGGCATCGTCAAAAAAGGGGCCGCACAGGCCAACCGCGACCTCGAGATGATCCCCGAGGACAAAGCAGACGCCATCGTCCAGGCAGCCGATGAGGTCATCGAGGGCGAACACGACGATCAGTTCCCGGTCGACATCTTCCAGACTGGATCGGGGACCTCCTCGAACATGAACGCGAACGAGGTCATCGCCAACCGCGCGACCGAGATCTACGGCGGCGAGATGGGGACGCGGGAAATTCACCCGAACGACCACGTCAACTTCGGACAGTCCTCGAACGACGTAATTCCCACGGCGATGCACGTTGCCGCCCTCGAAGCCGTCGTCAAGGACGTCGAGCCCGGCCTCGAGAAACTCCACGACTCCCTCGCAGAGAAAGAAGAGGAATTCGACGACGTCGTGAAGACGGGACGGACCCACCTGCAGGACGCGACACCGATCCGGCTCGGCCAGGAGTTCAGTGGCTACCGCGCCCAGATCGAGAAGGGACTCGTTCGCGTAGAGAACGCGAAGGCACACCTCCGCGAGCTCGCCCTCGGTGGGACGGCCGTCGGGACCGGACTCAACACCCATCCCGAGTTCCCCGAACTGGCCGCCGAGTACATCTCCGAGACGACGGGCATCCAGTACCGCGAGGCGGACAACCACTACGAGGCACAGGCCGCCCACGACGCGATGGGCGAGGCCCACGGCGCCCTCCGGACCGTCGCTGGCTCGCTCAACAAGATCGCGAACGACCTCAGACTGCTCGCGTCAGGCCCACGCAATGGTCTGAACGAGGTCGAACAACCGGAGAACCAGCCCGGGTCGTCCATCATGCCCGGCAAGATCAACCCGGTGGTCGCGGAGGCCATCAACCAGGTGCACAAGCAGGTCGTCGGTAACGACGCCGCCGTCGCGGCGGGGGCCGCGGAGGGACAGATCGACCTCAACCTCTACAAGCCGATTCTTGCCAACAACTTCCTGCAGTCGGCCCGCCTCATCGCGAACGGCAGCGACGTCTTCGCCGAGAAGTTCGTCGACAAGCTGGAGGCCGACCGAGAGGAGTGCGAAGAGCAGGTCGAACAGAGCATGGCGCTCGCGACCGCGCTCAACCCGACCATCGGCTACGACAAGGCCTCCGAGGTCGCCAAGGAAGCCCTCAAGAAGGGCAAGACGATCCGAGAGGTCGTCCTGGAGAAGGGCTATCTCACCGAGGACGAAGCAGACGAAGTCATCGACCCCGAGAAGATGACCGAGCGTGGCATCCTGACCGGCGACGACTGAAGACCCCCTGTTTTCTTTAGGGAAGCGGCCGCCCTCACTATATGGAACGACTCGACCCCCGCGTCCGGTTCGTCTGGGCTATCGGGGCCATCGCCAGAGCCCTCGTCGTCGGGGTCGTCGCGACCGGAATCGTCGTCTTCTTGACCGACCGCTCGATCTGGATCGGATTCGGGGTCGGCGCAGTCGTGCTGGCACTCGGACTCGGTCACGCCCTCCTCCGGTACCGTATCTGGCGGTTCGAGGTGCAAGATGACGCGCTATACCTGGAACGCGGCGTACTCACCCGGGTCAGAACCGTCGTCCCCTACGTGCGCATCCAGCACGTCGACACCCAGCGAGGACCCGTCGACCGAATCGCCGGCATCGGGAGCGTCGTGGTGTACACGGCTGGGTCCCGGGGGGCAGACGTCGCGATCCCGGGCCTGGATCCCGAACGGGCGACGGCGTTACAACACCGACTGCGTTCGCTGGTCGGTGAATCCGAATCCGAGGACGCCGTATGAGGCTACACCCCCTGACGATCCTCCTGGAAGGCGTCGGCCGTGCGTTCGGGGCCGGCATCGCCGGGTTCACGATAGGGAGCGTCCTGGGAACCGTCCTGGTCGCCCGCGGGTTCCTTCCCACCGCCGCGTCCACCGCAGGTGTCCCACTGGCTATCCTGTTCGGGGCGATCGCCGTCGGGTACGAGTTCGCCCACTATCGACACTTCGAGTACGAACTGACGGCGAATTCCCTCGACATCACGTCGGGCGTATTCTTCAGACGCGAACGAGAGATCCCGCTCGGTCGGATCCAGAACGTCGACATCTCGCGGGACGTGTTCGCCCGGCTCCTCGGCGTGGCCGTCGTCAGCGTCGAAACGGCTGGCGGCGGCGAGACCGAGGCACGTCTCCGCTACGTCGGGTTCGAGGAATCGCGCCGGCTCCAGGAACAGATCAGACAACGGAAACGAACCGCGATAGCCGATACCGAAGAGGAAGGCGAAGCGGAACCCGAGGAACGTGAACTGCTGTTCGCCCTCTCGGATCAGGACCTGTTGCTGTTGAGTGTCCTCTCGTTCGATCCCCGCATCCTCTCGGTGGTGTTCGTCGTGGCGCCCGCACTCGGACCCAACATTGTCCCGGATATCGACACCGCGGGGAGTTTCGCCGTGGCAATCTTTGTCGTCCTCGGTGCGGTGGCCACCGTCGTCGCACTCTGGGCGTTCTCGGCAGCGGCGACGTTCGTCCAGTTCTACGGATTCAAACTCCACCGACTCGGCGACGAACTCCAGTACGAACGCGGGTTGGTCCAGCGCTACGACGGTAGCATCCCGACGGACAAGATACAGACACTCGTCGTGGAGGAGAACGTCCTCATGCGGCAGTTCCGCTACGCTGGCCTCAGCGTCGATACCGCCGGATACGCACCCGGATCGACACCGACGGGTGGGTCGGAGGCCGCGATACCACTCGCCGCGAAATCGGCCGTCTACGATCTCGCTCGCGACATCGAACCGTTCGAGCGACCGAGTATCGAACGACCGCCGAAACGCGCGCGTCGGCGCTACTTCGCGCGATACTCGCTCGTGGTGGCCGGCCTCTCGGGCATCGCGTTTGCCATCTCCACCTACCTCGTGGCGTTCCCGTGGTACTGGCTACTCGCCCTCCTGGTCGCCGTCCCGTTCGCGGCCGACAGGAAGTGGCGCCACCGTGGCTGGGCGCTCGGTCCGGGATACGCGTTCACCCGAACGGGATTCTTCCGACGGAAGACCCACGTCGTTCCGGACTTCCGTGTACAGACCGTGATCGAACGGCAGTCGCTGTTCCAGCGACGCTGGTCGATCGCCAGCGTCGTCGTCGACACCGCCAGTTCCAGTGGCCTGATGGGCAGCGACGCCGTGGCCATCGACCTCGACGTCGAGGACGCCCACGCACTCCGCGAGTCGATTCGAGACCGACTCCAGCAGGCACTCGGTGATCGGCGAATCGGGCCGGACGGAGACTGAACGATTTTTACCGTTCGCCTGCGCATCGAAGAGTAATGAGCGAGTACGACTACGAGGACCTGGGGCTCGTCGCCGGTCTCGAGATCCACCAGCAACTCGACACGGCGACGAAACTGTTCTGTGCGTGTCCGACACGACTCCGGGAACCCGAGGCGTCAGATCGGAGTATCACCCGGTACCTGCATCCGACGGCGAGCGAACTGGGGGAGATCGACGATGCGGCACTCGAAGAGAGCAAGGTCGAACGGGAGTTCGAGTATCTCGCATACGATTCGACCTGTCTCGTCGAGGAGGACGACGAACCGCCACACCGCCTGGACGAGGAGGCACTCGACACGGTCCTCGAGATCGCCCAGATGATGGAGATGACCCCCGTCGACGAGGCTCACGTCATGCGAAAGGTGGTCATCGACGGCTCCAACACCTCCGGTTTCCAGCGTACGTCGCTCGTCGCCCAGGACGGGCAGATCGAGACGAGCGAGGGACCGGTCGGCATCGAGGACATCATGCTGGAAGAAGAGAGCGCGAAACGGATCGAAGAGACCGACGAAGGCGTGACATTCGGTCTGGACCGACTCGGTATCCCGCTCGTCGAGATCGGCACCGATCCGGACATCAGATCGCCGGCCCAGGCACGCGAGGCCGCGGAACGAATCGGCATGCTCCTCAGGTCCACCGGCAAAGTCAAACGCGGCCTCGGATCGATCCGCCAGGACGTCAACGTCTCCATCGCGGACGGGGCTCGCGTGGAGATGAAGGGGGTCCAGAGCCTCGACGATATCGACGATCTGGTCCGAAACGAAGTCCACCGACAGGTCCGCCTGCTCGACATCAAAGACACGCTTCAATCGCGAGACGCCAGTGTCGGAGACCCCGAACCCGTCACCCACGTCTTCGAGGAGACCGACAGTGGCGTCATCAGGGGAGCGCTGGACGCGGGCGGCGAGGTATGGGCCGTTCCGCTCGTCGGCTTCGACGGTGTCGTCGGCGAGGAGATCCAGCCGGATAGACGGCTGGGTACGGAGTTCTCCGATCACGCCAAGCGCCACGGCGCCGGTGGCATCTTCCACACCGACGAACTGCCAGCGTACGGCGTCACCGAGGCGGAAGTGACTGCAGTGTGCGAGACGGTCGACGCTGGACCGGACGACGCGGTCGCCATCGTCGCCGACGACCCAGATATCGCCGAGCAGGCCATCGAGTCCGTCGCTGAACGGGCCACTGTCGCCCTCGAGGGCGTCCCCGAAGAGACGCGGGGTGCGACCGAGGACGCGACCTCCGAATACCTGCGACCGCTTCCGGGCGCCGCTCGGATGTACCCCGAGACCGACGTTCCACCCGTCCGTCCCGACCCGGCCGACGTGGAGACGCCGGAGTTGCTCACCGAGAAGGTCGAGCGCTACCAGACGGCGTTCGACCTTGACGAAGGGCTCGCCAGGCAGGTGGCGTACGGCAGACGGTGGGACATCTTCGAATCTGCGGTCGACGGTGGGGTGGACGCGACGCTCGCAGCGCAAACGCTCGAATCGACCGTCACGGAGCTGCGTCGGGACGACGTCCCCGTCGACCGACTCACCGACGAGCACTTCGAACAGACCTTGTCCCTCGTAAAGGAGGGCGAACTGGCACAGGAGGGCGTCCCGGCGTTGCTCGAAGCCCTGGCCGAAGAGCCATCGCTTTCGGCTGAAGCGGCAGCGGAGGCGCAAGGTCTCGGCAGTGCTGGATCCGACGAAGTTCGCGACGCCGTTCAGGCCGTCGTCGAGCGCAACGCCGAACAGGTCGAAGCGGAAGGAATGGGGGCGTTCTCGGCGCTCATGGGTGAGTGCATGGGCGAACTTCGGGGGAAGGCGGACGGCGACCTCGTGAGTGACGTCCTTCGTGAGGAGATCCAGAGGCGAGCCTAATCCTCGGCCGTCAACTCGTCGATCAACGTCTCGATGCTGTAACTACGCAACGCAGGTTCGTTGTCGCGCAGCGGTTTGACCACGAACGTCGAGTTCGTCCGTTCGACCTCGTCGATCGCCTCGAAGTCCCGGATCAGTCGTTCGACCTTGTCGCTGTCGGGGAGTCTGGCGATGACGACGAAATCGGTCTCGCCCATGGTGAAGTACGCCTGGGTAACGCCCTCGATGTCGAGGAGTTGGTCGGCGACGTCGTCGTAGGAGTCGCTGTAGTCGGCGAATATCTCGACGATGACGGTCACACCGAGTCCGAGTTCCTCGAGATCGAGATCGTAGAGGTCGTTCTCGATGATACCGTCCTGTCTGAGGTTGTTCAATCGGTAGTGGATGGTCGAGACGGGGATGTCCGTTGCCCGATTGATCTGTTCGGGACTGCCGGTCCCCAGTTCGGCGATGGCCTTCAGGATTCGAAGGTCACGTTCGTCCATCAGTACGTCGTACTCCGGGGGAGCACTTAACCGCAGGCGGTCGCCAGGTGCCGATACGTAGCTGCAAAATCTTCCGATTGGTATACGGATACATGCAAGGAATATGGTTTTGTTTGTAGTCAACTTTAAGAACTATGGGTACTTTCGAATTTAATAACATGGACTTCGGACACGACGGGTTCACCCCACGGATGACGGGTGTGCTCTTCTTGCTGCTCGCCGGCATCTGGGGCACCGCCTTCGTCGCCATCGAAATCGGATTGCATCACTTCCCACCACTGACCTTCGCTGGACTTCGATACCTCGTCGCCGGCGCCATCGTCATCGCGTACGCGCGGATGACGACGTCCTACCTGTACCCACGCAATCGACGCGACGTCCTGAAGATCGCCGTCTTCGCGGTGTTCTTCATCTTCGGCAACCACGCGTTCCTCTATCTCGGCGAGCAGTACGTCTCGGGGGCCATCGCGGCCGTCGTCGTGAGCCTCTCACCCATCCTCACCGCAGTCTTCGCCAGTCTCCTCCTCGACGATGGAAGCCTGCACTCCCGAGAACTCGTGGGATTCCTCGCCGGCGTCGCGGGTGTCGTCGTCATCGCACAACCGTCCTCGGCCGCCTTCGGTGACGGTACCATGATCGGTGTCGGCCTCGTGTTCGTCGCCGCGTTGAGTTTTGCGCTGGGTGCGGTCCTCTCTCACCCGATCCCGACGACGATTCCATTGACCTCTCTCCAGGGCTGGTCGATGCTCACTGGCGCGACCATGTTGATGGTCGGTGGCACCCTCCGGGGCGAGTCGCTTGCGAGCATCGACCTCACGACGACCGCCATCTGGACCTTCGTCTATCTGACCATCGTCTCCGGTGCCGTCGCGTTCCTGCTCTACTTCGCGCTCCTCGAGGAAGTCGGTCCGGCCGACCTAAACCTGGTGGGCTACCTCGAACCAGTTGGCGCGAGTCTGGTCGGATGGGCCCTCCTGGGAGACCTCATCGGCGCGAACACCGTTGGTGGCTTCGTCCTCATCTTCGCTGGCTTCGCGTTCATCAAAGGCGAGACGCTGGCCCGCCGCTTCGGCGTGCACCTCCCCTCCCGCCGGAGCCTCGAGAAGTACGTGTAACCACCAGCTATATCGTCCCGGCCTGCGCCTCTTTTTCAGGATGACGATATACTTCGAGGACCTCTCGCCAGGGGATACCGCGACGTTCGGCGCCTACGAAGTCACCGAATCGGAGATACTGGATTTCGCGACGCAGTACGATCCGCAGTGGTTCCATACCGACCCCGAACGGGCCGAAACCGAGTCAATCTACGGCGGTCTCATCGCCAGCGGCTGGCACACCGCCGCGATGACCATGCGGATGATCGTCGACCACCATCTGGAAGACGCCATGGCACTCGGTGCCCTCGGCGTCGACGACCTCCGATGGCCGGAACCGGTGTTCCCGGGGGAGACGCTCACCGTCGAGACCGAGATCACGGAGACGCGCACCTCTGAAAGCCGTCCGGACCGTGGCATCGTAAAGACGTTCTCGCGGACGGTCAATCAGTCCGGTGACACCAAAATGGAGATGACCTCCATCGTGCTGTACGCTCGCCGCGCCGAGTGAACCGGCTCGTCGGGGGTGATTGGTGGGTGGAATCGACAAATATTGTGAATGGCCAACCGTTTTACCGTGTGAATCCTCTCCAGTATGGTGTGTCAAAACATACCAGAGATATCGAAGCGGATCTCCAATCGATCGACTCGATTCTCGAATCGGTCCTCACTGCCCAGGAAGGACCGTGGGCTGTCTCGCTTTTGGAAGACGTAGAGCGGTTGGCATCGGAGTACCGGGCTGGAGAAACGACCTCACGGGACAGTCTGCACGACAGGATCGACGAGCTCTCGACTGACCGTCAAATCACGCTCGCGAGAGCCATCACGACGTCGTTCGAACTCACTAACCTCGCCGAGGAACGGCAACGAATCCGGGAAATCGACAGACAACGGCGAGCGGGAACGCTCACTGACGACCTCGAAACTGCGGTCAAGGAACTTCTCGATAGGGACGACGGACGGATCGAAACGATCCTCGAGGACGTCTTCGTCCAACCCACGTTCACAGCCCACCCGACGGAGGCCCGCCGAAAAACCGTCAAGGCGAAACTTCGAACCATCGCGGAACGCCTCGAAACCCTGGACACCAACCGCTTGACGCCATCCGAACGGCGACGAGTCGAACGAGAACTGTCAGCTACCGTCGAGAGTCTCTGGCAGACCCCACACCTTCGTGCGGAACGACCGGACCCGTTCGACGAAGCACGGAACGTCCACTGGTACCTCCAGGAGACGCTCTTCGACGTCGTGGGGACGGTCTACGAGGAACTCGAGACGTCACTCGAGGATAATGGGGCCGAGGCCCTCGACGTGCCGCCAGTCCTCGAATTTCGGTCCTGGGCGGGCAGCGATCGGGATGGGAACCCCTACGTCACCCCGGAGGTAACCGAACGGACGCTCAACCGACAGCGCGAGATCGCGCTATCCGCCTACCGAGGACGACTCTCCGAATTGATGGACGTGCTGAGCCAGTCACGAAGCCACCTCTCACTGAGTCAGGAATTCGAACAGTCACTGGCCGCCGACCGCGACCGGTTTCCCGACCTCGTCGACGTCCTCGACGAGCGGTACCAGGACGAGCCATACCGACAGAAGATATCGCTACTGCGCGAACGGTTGAACAGAATCGACGATATCCGGCCTGGGGGATACGATGGGCCGGAATCCTTCCTCGAGGACCTCGAACTCCTCCGAGCCAGTCTCGAAGCAAACGACGCCGAGACGGTCGCGAAGGCACACGTCGATCCACTCCGTCGGCAAGCCCAGACGTTCGGGTTCGTGCTAGCGAGTCTCGATCTCAGAGATCACCAGAAAAATCACACCCAGGCTGTCGCAGAGGGGCTCGAACGGTCGGGTATCGACTACGAAGGGATGACCGAACAGGAGCGACAGCGGCTATTGACGGCCGCTATCGAACAGGACGACCCGGTCGTGGATGTGACGGCGACCGACGACCTCTCCGAGACGGCCTCCCGAGTCTTCACGCGGTTCGACCGGCTCACCGACTGGCAGG is a genomic window of Halanaeroarchaeum sp. HSR-CO containing:
- the fen gene encoding flap endonuclease-1; this translates as MGNADLRQLAVIEEVSFDDLDGDVVAVDAHNWLYRYLTITVKFTNESVYTTSAGEEVANLIGIVQGLPKFFENDLTPVFVFDGSVTELKAEEIEDRREAKAAAEEKLAEAREAGDAIAAARFESRTQRLTETIHETTRGLLDRLDVPYIEAPAEGEAQAAYMARTDEAVDYAGSEDYDTLLLGAPVTLRKLTTRGNPERMDFQQTLAEHDITWEQLVDVAILIGTDFNDGLAGFGPKTALSSIHEHGDLFAVLEAEGVEIEQAEAIRQLFLDPEVTDAYDVDYDLNPDIDAAKAYVTEQYEVPADEVERGFERIEESVTQTGLDRWT
- a CDS encoding aspartate ammonia-lyase is translated as MSDDFRIEQDSLGEMKVPADAYWGAQTQRAVENFPISDETFDRRFIRALGIVKKGAAQANRDLEMIPEDKADAIVQAADEVIEGEHDDQFPVDIFQTGSGTSSNMNANEVIANRATEIYGGEMGTREIHPNDHVNFGQSSNDVIPTAMHVAALEAVVKDVEPGLEKLHDSLAEKEEEFDDVVKTGRTHLQDATPIRLGQEFSGYRAQIEKGLVRVENAKAHLRELALGGTAVGTGLNTHPEFPELAAEYISETTGIQYREADNHYEAQAAHDAMGEAHGALRTVAGSLNKIANDLRLLASGPRNGLNEVEQPENQPGSSIMPGKINPVVAEAINQVHKQVVGNDAAVAAGAAEGQIDLNLYKPILANNFLQSARLIANGSDVFAEKFVDKLEADREECEEQVEQSMALATALNPTIGYDKASEVAKEALKKGKTIREVVLEKGYLTEDEADEVIDPEKMTERGILTGDD
- a CDS encoding PH domain-containing protein; translation: MERLDPRVRFVWAIGAIARALVVGVVATGIVVFLTDRSIWIGFGVGAVVLALGLGHALLRYRIWRFEVQDDALYLERGVLTRVRTVVPYVRIQHVDTQRGPVDRIAGIGSVVVYTAGSRGADVAIPGLDPERATALQHRLRSLVGESESEDAV
- a CDS encoding PH domain-containing protein; the encoded protein is MRLHPLTILLEGVGRAFGAGIAGFTIGSVLGTVLVARGFLPTAASTAGVPLAILFGAIAVGYEFAHYRHFEYELTANSLDITSGVFFRREREIPLGRIQNVDISRDVFARLLGVAVVSVETAGGGETEARLRYVGFEESRRLQEQIRQRKRTAIADTEEEGEAEPEERELLFALSDQDLLLLSVLSFDPRILSVVFVVAPALGPNIVPDIDTAGSFAVAIFVVLGAVATVVALWAFSAAATFVQFYGFKLHRLGDELQYERGLVQRYDGSIPTDKIQTLVVEENVLMRQFRYAGLSVDTAGYAPGSTPTGGSEAAIPLAAKSAVYDLARDIEPFERPSIERPPKRARRRYFARYSLVVAGLSGIAFAISTYLVAFPWYWLLALLVAVPFAADRKWRHRGWALGPGYAFTRTGFFRRKTHVVPDFRVQTVIERQSLFQRRWSIASVVVDTASSSGLMGSDAVAIDLDVEDAHALRESIRDRLQQALGDRRIGPDGD
- the gatE gene encoding Glu-tRNA(Gln) amidotransferase subunit GatE; the protein is MSEYDYEDLGLVAGLEIHQQLDTATKLFCACPTRLREPEASDRSITRYLHPTASELGEIDDAALEESKVEREFEYLAYDSTCLVEEDDEPPHRLDEEALDTVLEIAQMMEMTPVDEAHVMRKVVIDGSNTSGFQRTSLVAQDGQIETSEGPVGIEDIMLEEESAKRIEETDEGVTFGLDRLGIPLVEIGTDPDIRSPAQAREAAERIGMLLRSTGKVKRGLGSIRQDVNVSIADGARVEMKGVQSLDDIDDLVRNEVHRQVRLLDIKDTLQSRDASVGDPEPVTHVFEETDSGVIRGALDAGGEVWAVPLVGFDGVVGEEIQPDRRLGTEFSDHAKRHGAGGIFHTDELPAYGVTEAEVTAVCETVDAGPDDAVAIVADDPDIAEQAIESVAERATVALEGVPEETRGATEDATSEYLRPLPGAARMYPETDVPPVRPDPADVETPELLTEKVERYQTAFDLDEGLARQVAYGRRWDIFESAVDGGVDATLAAQTLESTVTELRRDDVPVDRLTDEHFEQTLSLVKEGELAQEGVPALLEALAEEPSLSAEAAAEAQGLGSAGSDEVRDAVQAVVERNAEQVEAEGMGAFSALMGECMGELRGKADGDLVSDVLREEIQRRA
- a CDS encoding Lrp/AsnC family transcriptional regulator — encoded protein: MDERDLRILKAIAELGTGSPEQINRATDIPVSTIHYRLNNLRQDGIIENDLYDLDLEELGLGVTVIVEIFADYSDSYDDVADQLLDIEGVTQAYFTMGETDFVVIARLPDSDKVERLIRDFEAIDEVERTNSTFVVKPLRDNEPALRSYSIETLIDELTAED
- a CDS encoding DMT family transporter, producing the protein MDFGHDGFTPRMTGVLFLLLAGIWGTAFVAIEIGLHHFPPLTFAGLRYLVAGAIVIAYARMTTSYLYPRNRRDVLKIAVFAVFFIFGNHAFLYLGEQYVSGAIAAVVVSLSPILTAVFASLLLDDGSLHSRELVGFLAGVAGVVVIAQPSSAAFGDGTMIGVGLVFVAALSFALGAVLSHPIPTTIPLTSLQGWSMLTGATMLMVGGTLRGESLASIDLTTTAIWTFVYLTIVSGAVAFLLYFALLEEVGPADLNLVGYLEPVGASLVGWALLGDLIGANTVGGFVLIFAGFAFIKGETLARRFGVHLPSRRSLEKYV
- a CDS encoding MaoC family dehydratase, whose amino-acid sequence is MTIYFEDLSPGDTATFGAYEVTESEILDFATQYDPQWFHTDPERAETESIYGGLIASGWHTAAMTMRMIVDHHLEDAMALGALGVDDLRWPEPVFPGETLTVETEITETRTSESRPDRGIVKTFSRTVNQSGDTKMEMTSIVLYARRAE
- the ppc gene encoding phosphoenolpyruvate carboxylase encodes the protein MSKHTRDIEADLQSIDSILESVLTAQEGPWAVSLLEDVERLASEYRAGETTSRDSLHDRIDELSTDRQITLARAITTSFELTNLAEERQRIREIDRQRRAGTLTDDLETAVKELLDRDDGRIETILEDVFVQPTFTAHPTEARRKTVKAKLRTIAERLETLDTNRLTPSERRRVERELSATVESLWQTPHLRAERPDPFDEARNVHWYLQETLFDVVGTVYEELETSLEDNGAEALDVPPVLEFRSWAGSDRDGNPYVTPEVTERTLNRQREIALSAYRGRLSELMDVLSQSRSHLSLSQEFEQSLAADRDRFPDLVDVLDERYQDEPYRQKISLLRERLNRIDDIRPGGYDGPESFLEDLELLRASLEANDAETVAKAHVDPLRRQAQTFGFVLASLDLRDHQKNHTQAVAEGLERSGIDYEGMTEQERQRLLTAAIEQDDPVVDVTATDDLSETASRVFTRFDRLTDWQDEYGVEAIDTYCISMTEKASHVLEVLFLADQAGVVSLPDHPALSIVPLLETERALSGARRIMETLFENEQYAQLLDGRDRTQEIMLGYSDSNKENGFLAANWSLHSDQQHLARIADDHDVTLKLFHGRGGSISRGGGPMNEALLALPTASVTGAVKFTEQGEAIAEKYATPAIAQRNIEQMLNAQLLARQQSLDGASRSIPDEYDSAMDTMASAAQTEYRDLLETDGFVAYFESVTPISVIEKLNLGSRPASRSAERSVEDLRAIPWVFAWTQSRWIVPGWYGLGTGVETYLDSGGDVETLQRMYDEWPFFRTTIDNASLALARSEPEIAEAYSQLAPADLRTQFAPRLSEEYGSTVAAVGDITGRDRLVQRDWFDASLTRRNPLVDPLNVLQVQLLDQTHRTPEESRALRLTVKGIAAGMNNTG